The Acidimicrobiales bacterium DNA window TCGCCGACGTGGACGACGCCCGCCGGGTCGCGCAGCAGCTCGGCATCGCCCACCACGTGTTCGGGCTGTCCCACGACTTCGAGGCGCGGGTGGTCGCGCCCTACGTCGCCGACCACGCCGCCGGCCGCACGCCCAACCCGTGCGTCGAGTGCAACCGCCACCTCAAGTTCGACCGCCTGCTGGTGCGGGCCCGCCTCCTCGGCTTCGACGCCGTCGCGACTGGCCACCACGCCCGCGTCGTCGACGGGCCGGGCGGCCCCCGCCTGGCCCGGGGCGCCGACCGGGCCAAGGACCAGTCCTACGTGCTGCACGTGCTCGACCCGGCCGTCCTCCGGCTGGTCCGCTTCCCGGTCGGGGAGCTGACGAAGGCCGAGGTGCGGGCGAGGGCGGCCGCCCTGGGGCTGCGGACGGCGGCCAAGCCCGACAGCCAGGACGTGTGCTTCGTGACCTCGACCGGCGGGCGGCGGGCCTTCCTCCGGGACCGGCTGGCGCTGCACCCCGGGGTGGTCGTGGACACGGGCGGGCGGCGGGTGGGGACGGTGGCGGCCGTCGAGCTGGTCACGGTCGGCCAGCGGCGGGGCCTCGGCCTGCCCGGCGGCGGCCCGCCCCGCTACGTGCTCGACGTGGACCCGGCCACCGCGACCGTCACCGTCGGCGACGCGGCCGACCTGCTGGTCGACCGCCAGCCGCTGGCCGGGCTGGCGTGGGCCGGCGGGGCCGTCGAGGGCGAGGTGCTGGCCCAGTGCAGCGCCCACGGCGACGCCGTCCCGGCCACGGTCGACGGCGACGTGCTGCGGTGGGCGCGGCCCCACCGGCGGGTGGCGCCGGGCCAGAGCGTGGTGCTCTACGACGGCGACGTGGTCGTCGGCGGCGCCGTCGCCGCCTAGACGGGCAGGCGGCGGCGGGCGGCCTCGTCCAGGACGGCGCCCGGGCGGGTGGGGGCGATGCGGACGGCGGTGGCGGTGGCCGGCTCGCCGAGCCGCTTCCCGGGGCGCTGGAGCGTGACGGGCACGGCCTCGGCCAGGTCGACCACGAGGTGGAGGCCGGCGGCGCCGGCGGTCAGGTCGAGGCCCGGGTGGCCGGGTGGGGCGGGAGCGATCGTGCGGACGAGG harbors:
- the mnmA gene encoding tRNA 2-thiouridine(34) synthase MnmA, with amino-acid sequence MRVLVALSGGVDSSVAAALLLEEGHEVVGATMRLWGGESDTGCCSVADVDDARRVAQQLGIAHHVFGLSHDFEARVVAPYVADHAAGRTPNPCVECNRHLKFDRLLVRARLLGFDAVATGHHARVVDGPGGPRLARGADRAKDQSYVLHVLDPAVLRLVRFPVGELTKAEVRARAAALGLRTAAKPDSQDVCFVTSTGGRRAFLRDRLALHPGVVVDTGGRRVGTVAAVELVTVGQRRGLGLPGGGPPRYVLDVDPATATVTVGDAADLLVDRQPLAGLAWAGGAVEGEVLAQCSAHGDAVPATVDGDVLRWARPHRRVAPGQSVVLYDGDVVVGGAVAA